One segment of Engraulis encrasicolus isolate BLACKSEA-1 chromosome 7, IST_EnEncr_1.0, whole genome shotgun sequence DNA contains the following:
- the LOC134453260 gene encoding protocadherin gamma-A12-like, whose translation MKTGSSGSSWTLKLFLLFASALVIHGQVRYSIPEEMPKGSVVGNIVQDLGLDVKRLKTGRARIFSEGSREYIALNNDRGTLIVKEKIDREEMCGQVTPCSLYYQIILENPVDLHGVDVEILDINDNAPLFPHAIVKLKISEGSVVGTRFPLENAVDSDVEVNSIQSYSLVPSEHFKLNQQSHSDGSQYLEMVLQTTLDRENAEQHILTLTAVDGGSPSRTGTVKIHIDVLDVNDNAPVFTSRLYKASLSEDSPKGTVVLTVSASDADAGVNGEVSYSFSHSMDSMADVFDIDSTSGDIKVVGNLDFENKKQYKIDVKASDKGHLTDTAKVLIDVLDVNDNAPVITVMTFSDNIPENAPPDTVVAVLNVKDLDSDKNGDVRLHVDKDVPFKIKSSSANIFRLVTDQELDRERVPQYNITLTATDQGTPSHSTTKVLLLKVSDINDNAPAFESGSYTAYVMENNAPGLSVYSVKASDKDTGHNARISYYLEETQTNNDLISTYVSINSESGVIHAVRAFDFEQMKELRIRVKALDGGSPPLSSNATVTIVVTDQNDNTPQVLYPVQTSSSMVAEIVPRSADIGYLVTKVVAVDVDSGQNAWLSYKLQKAADRPLFEVGAQNGEIRTVRQVTDKDAVKQKLTVIVEDNGQPSRSATVTVNVAVADSFPEVLSEFTEFTHDKDYNNNLTFFLLLALIVVSILFIFSVIAIISVKIYRWRQRKLFYKSANNLPVIPYYPTPTMYSDGTLHHTYNYEMCGTTDSRMTDVKPMRPYSQSTLVSLSRPGTVQRQQKQQQAGDADDISPEND comes from the exons ATGAAAACCGGCAGTAGTGGATCTTCTTGGACCCTCAAGCTCTTTCTTTTGTTCGCGAGTGCGCTGGTTATTCATGGGCAGGTCCGCTATTCTATCCCCGAAGAAATGCCAAAGGGATCTGTTGTGGGGAATATCGTACAGGATTTGGGGCTGGATGTTAAACGATTGAAAACTGGACGTGCACGGATTTTCTCTGAAGGCAGTCGTGAGTACATAGCGCTGAACAATGACCGAGGCACTCTTATTGTGAAAGAAAAGATTGACCGAGAAGAAATGTGTGGCCAAGTGACGCCGTGTTCTTTATATTATCAGATTATACTCGAAAATCCAGTCGATCTGCATGGTGTTGATGTCGAGATATTAGACATTAATGACAATGCACCATTATTCCCACATGCTATTGTGAAGCTAAAGATAAGCGAGGGGTCTGTTGTGGGCACTCGCTTTCCTTTGGAAAATGCCGTAGACTCTGATGTCGAGGTTAATTCAATTCAGTCATACTCTCTTGTTCCAAGTGAACATTTTAAGCTTAATCAACAATCCCACTCAGACGGTAGTCAATATCTGGAAATGGTACTACAGACTACGCTGGATAGGGAAAATGCCGAGCAGCATATTTTAACTCTCACTGCTGTAGATGGTGGTTCTCCAAGCAGGACAGGAACAGTGAAAATACACATTGATGTACTAGATGTGAATGATAATGCACCTGTGTTTACGTCTCGTCTGTATAAAGCGTCTCTATCCGAGGATTCGCCTAAAGGCACCGTAGTGTTAACAGTGAGTGCGTCTGACGCAGATGCTGGCGTAAATGGAGAGGTGTCGTACTCTTTTTCACACTCTATGGATAGCATGGCTGACGTCTTTGATATAGATAGCACTTCTGGTGACATCAAGGTTGTGGGCAATTTAGACTTCGAAAACAAGAAACAGTATAAAATTGACGTGAAAGCAAGCGACAAAGGCCATTTAACAGACACAGCAAAAGTATTGATTGATGTGTTGGACGTGAATGATAATGCTCCCGTCATCACTGTTATGACATTTTCTGATAACATCCCTGAGAATGCTCCACCCGATACAGTGGTAGCAGTGCTGAATGTTAAAGACTTAGATTCAGACAAAAATGGAGACGTGCGTCTCCACGTCGATAAAGACGTACCTTTTAAAATCAAATCTTCGTCTGCCAATATTTTCAGATTGGTCACTGATCAGGAATTGGACAGGGAAAGGGTCCCTCAATACAATATAACATTGACAGCTACTGATCAGGGGACCCCATCACACTCCACAACTAAAGTGTTGCTATTGAAAGTATCAGACATTAATGACAATGCACCCGCTTTTGAGAGTGGCAGTTATACTGCATATGTCATGGAGAATAACGCACCGGGCCTGTCTGTATATTCTGTAAAGGCCAGTGACAAAGACACGGGTCATAACGCTCGGATATCGTATTATTTGGAGGAGACTCAGACGAATAATGATTTGATTTCCACATATGTATCCATCAACTCAGAGAGTGGTGTCATACATGCTGTGCGGGCTTTTGACTTTGAACAAATGAAGGAATTACGCATCAGAGTTAAAGCTTTAGATGGAGGATCCCCGCCTCTCAGTAGCAATGCCACCGTCACTATTGTAGTTACAGATCAGAATGACAACACACCACAGGTACTTTATCCAGTCCAGACCAGTAGCTCTATGGTAGCTGAAATAGTGCCTCGGTCAGCTGATATTGGCTATCTGGTCACTAAAGTGGTGGCTGTAGATGTGGACTCTGGACAGAATGCCTGGCTCTCATATAAACTACAGAAAGCTGCAGACAGGCCGCTGTTTGAAGTGGGCGCACAGAATGGAGAGATCAGAACTGTGCGGCAGGTGACTGATAAAGATGCTGTGAAACAGAAACTCACTGTTATAGTGGAGGACAACGGACAGCCCTCTCGCTCTGCTACAGTCACTGTGAACGTGGCAGTGGCCGACAGCTTCCCTGAAGTGCTGTCAGAATTCACCGAGTTTACGCACGACAAGGATTACAATAACAACTTgactttctttttgttgttggctCTCATTGTAGTGTCAATACTTTTTATTTTCTCTGTCATTGCGATTATATCTGTTAAAATctacagatggagacagaggaaGTTGTTTTATAAATCAGCCAATAATCTCCCCGTCATCCCTTATTACCCAACACCAACAATGTACTCTGATGGAACTTTGCACCATACCTACAATTATGAAATGTGCGGGACAACTGATTCTAGAATGACTGACGTCAAGCCAATGAGACCATACAGTCAGAGCACGCTGGTGAGCCTGAGTCGACCTGGGACAGTTCAGAGGCAACAGAAGCAACAGCAGGCTGGAGATGCTGACGATATCTCCCCAGAG AATGACTGA